A window from Cygnus olor isolate bCygOlo1 chromosome 13, bCygOlo1.pri.v2, whole genome shotgun sequence encodes these proteins:
- the SLITRK4 gene encoding SLIT and NTRK-like protein 4 isoform X2, whose amino-acid sequence MRGTTNSLSLFRSLRLLADHKKMFLWLFLVLSSPVSSTTADADISVEICNVCSCVSVENVLYVNCEKVAVYRPNQLKPPWSNFYHLNFQNNLLIILYPNTFLNFTHAVSLQLGNNKLQNIEGGAFMGLSALKQLHLNNNELKILRADTFLGIENLEYLQADYNLIKFIERGAFNKLHKLKVLILNDNLISFLPDNIFRFASLTHLDIRGNRIQKLPYIGVLEHIGRIVELQLEDNPWNCTCDLLPLKAWLENMPYNIYIGEAICETPSDLYGRLLKETNKQELCSMGTGSDFDVRVLPPSQLEPGYSTPNGHTTQTSVHRLVTKPPKTTNPSKISGIVAGKALSNRNLSQIVSYQTRVPPLTPCPVPCICKTHPSDLGLSVNCQERNIESMAELLPKPLNAKKLHVNGNYIKDVDTTDFIEFEGLDLLHLGSNRISVIKGEVFRNLTNLRRLYLNGNQIERLSPEMFAGLHNLQYLYLEYNVIKEILAGTFDLMPNLQLLYLNNNLLRSLPAYIFTGAPLARLNLRNNHFMYLPVSGVLDQLKSLTQIDLEGNPWDCTCDLVALKLWLEKLNEGIVVKELKCETPVQFANIELKSLKNEILCPKLLNKPSALFTSPVPAVSFTTPLGPVRSPPGGPVPLSILILSILVVLILTVFVAFCLLVFVLRRNKKPTVKHEGIGNQECSSMQLQLRKHDHKSNKKDGLGAEAFIPQTIEQMSKSHTCGLKESETGFTFTDPPGQKVILRNINDKEKDLLHVDTRKRLSTIDELDELFPGRDSNVFIQNFLESKKEYNSIGVSGFEIRYPEKQQDKKNKKSLIGGNHSKIVVEQRKSEYFELKAKLQGSPDYLQVLEEQTALNKI is encoded by the exons ATGAGAGGGACAACAA atTCTTTATCTTTGTTCAGGAGCCTAAGGTTGCTTGCTGATCACAAGAAGATGTTTCTGTGGCTCTTTCTGGTTCTGTCATCTCCAGTTTCTTCTACAACTGCAGATGCTGATATATCTGTGGAAATTTGCAATGTTTGCTCCTGTGTGTCAGTTGAGAATGTACTTTATGTCAACTGTGAGAAGGTTGCAGTCTACAGACCAAATCAGCTTAAACCACCATGGTCTAATTTTTACCACCTAAACTTTCAAAACAACCTGCTAATTATTCTATATCCAAATACCTTTCTTAATTTCACACATGCAGTGTCCTTGCAATTGGGTAATAATAAGTTACAGAACATTGAGGGAGGGGCCTTTATGGGTCTTAGTGCATTAAAACAGTTGCACTTGAACAACAATGAATTAAAGATTCTCCGAGCTGACACTTTCCTGGGCATAGAGAACTTGGAGTATCTCCAAGCTGACTACAATTTAATCAAGTTTATTGAACGGGGAGCCTTTAATAAGCTTCACAAGCTGAAAGTCCTCATCCTTAATGACAATCTGATTTCATTCCTTCCCGATAATATTTTTCGATTTGCTTCTCTAACCCATCTGGATATACGAGGGAATCGAATACAGAAGCTTCCATACATTGGAGTCCTGGAACACATTGGGCGAATTGTCGAATTACAGCTGGAAGACAACCCCTGGAATTGTACTTGTGATTTGTTGCCCTTGAAAGCATGGCTGGAGAACATGCCCTATAATATCTACATTGGAGAAGCTATCTGTGAAACTCCCAGTGACTTGTATGGAAGGTTGCTGAAAGAAACCAACAAGCAAGAGCTGTGCTCCATGGGGACAGGGAGTGATTTTGACGTGCGTGTTCTACCTCCCTCGCAGCTGGAGCCTGGTTACAGCACACCGAATGGCCACACGACTCAAACATCAGTGCACAGATTAGTCACAAAGCCTCCGAAGACTACAAATCCTTCAAAGATCTCGGGGATAGTAGCTGGCAAAGCGCTGTCTAATCGCAATCTCAGTCAAATTGTATCTTATCAGACCAGGGTGCCTCCTTTAACTCCTTGCCCAGTCCCCTGCATTTGCAAAACACATCCTTCAGACTTGGGATTAAGTGTAAATTGCCAAGAAAGAAATATAGAGTCAATGGCTGAACTCCTACCAAAACCTTTAAATGCCAAGAAATTGCACGTAAATGGCAACTATATTAAGGATGTGGACACTACAGATTTCATTGAGTTTGAGGGGCTAGATTTACTACATTTAGGCAGCAATCGGATTTCGGTGATCAAAGGAGAAGTTTTCCGCAACCTTACAAATTTACGGAGATTGTATCTCAATGGCAATCAGATTGAGCGTCTGAGCCCAGAAATGTTTGCTGGCCTCCACAACTTGCAGTATCTGTATTTGGAATACAATGTCATCAAAGAAATCTTAGCAGGCACTTTTGACTTGATGCCAAATTTGCAGTTGCTCTACCTGAACAACAATCTTCTACGCAGCTTGCCAGCATACATATTTACTGGGGCACCGCTTGCCAGGCTGAATCTGAGGAACAATCATTTCATGTACTTACCTGTAAGTGGTGTTCTTGATCAGCTAAAATCTCTTACACAAATTGATTTGGAAGGTAATCCGTGGGACTGCACTTGTGATTTAGTTGCTTTAAAACTGTGGCTTGAAAAACTAAATGAAGGTATTGTGGTGAaggaattaaaatgtgaaacacCTGTACAGTTTGCTAACATTGAACTTAAGTCTCTGAAAAATGAGATCCTCTGTCCTAAACTTTTAAACAAGCCATCTGCTCTGTTCACTAGTCCTGTGCCCGCTGTCTCTTTTACTACACCACTGGGACCAGTTCGGAGTCCTCCTGGTGGCCCAGTTCCATTGTCCATCCTAATCTTAAGCATATTAGTTGTGCTTATTTTAACagtgtttgttgctttttgtcttcttgtttTTGTGCTTCGTCGCAACAAAAAACCAACTGTAAAGCATGAAGGGATTGGAAATCAAGAATGCAGTTCTATGCAACTGCAGCTAAGAAAGCATGATCACAAGTCAAACAAAAAAGACGGACTAGGCGCAGAGGCCTTCATTCCTCAAACCATTGAGCAGATGAGTAAAAGCCATACTTGTGGCTTAAAAGAGTCTGAAACGGGCTTCACGTTTACTGATCCACCAGGGCAAAAAGTCATTCTGAGAAATATTAATGACAAGGAGAAGGATTTATTGCATGTGGACACAAGAAAAAGACTTAGCACAATCGATGAACTGGACGAGTTATTCCCTGGGAGGGATTCCaatgtatttattcaaaatttcCTTGAAAGTAAAAAGGAATACAACAGCATAGGGGTCAGTGGCTTTGAAATACGTTACCCAGAGAAacaacaagacaaaaaaaacaagaaatctcTAATAGGTGGTAATCATAGTAAAATTGTAGTAGAACAAAGGAAAAGTGAATATTTTGAACTAAAAGCTAAACTTCAAGGTTCACCTGACTACCTACAAGTCCTTGAAGAACAAACAGCTTTGAATAAAATATAG
- the SLITRK4 gene encoding SLIT and NTRK-like protein 4 isoform X3 has protein sequence MFLWLFLVLSSPVSSTTADADISVEICNVCSCVSVENVLYVNCEKVAVYRPNQLKPPWSNFYHLNFQNNLLIILYPNTFLNFTHAVSLQLGNNKLQNIEGGAFMGLSALKQLHLNNNELKILRADTFLGIENLEYLQADYNLIKFIERGAFNKLHKLKVLILNDNLISFLPDNIFRFASLTHLDIRGNRIQKLPYIGVLEHIGRIVELQLEDNPWNCTCDLLPLKAWLENMPYNIYIGEAICETPSDLYGRLLKETNKQELCSMGTGSDFDVRVLPPSQLEPGYSTPNGHTTQTSVHRLVTKPPKTTNPSKISGIVAGKALSNRNLSQIVSYQTRVPPLTPCPVPCICKTHPSDLGLSVNCQERNIESMAELLPKPLNAKKLHVNGNYIKDVDTTDFIEFEGLDLLHLGSNRISVIKGEVFRNLTNLRRLYLNGNQIERLSPEMFAGLHNLQYLYLEYNVIKEILAGTFDLMPNLQLLYLNNNLLRSLPAYIFTGAPLARLNLRNNHFMYLPVSGVLDQLKSLTQIDLEGNPWDCTCDLVALKLWLEKLNEGIVVKELKCETPVQFANIELKSLKNEILCPKLLNKPSALFTSPVPAVSFTTPLGPVRSPPGGPVPLSILILSILVVLILTVFVAFCLLVFVLRRNKKPTVKHEGIGNQECSSMQLQLRKHDHKSNKKDGLGAEAFIPQTIEQMSKSHTCGLKESETGFTFTDPPGQKVILRNINDKEKDLLHVDTRKRLSTIDELDELFPGRDSNVFIQNFLESKKEYNSIGVSGFEIRYPEKQQDKKNKKSLIGGNHSKIVVEQRKSEYFELKAKLQGSPDYLQVLEEQTALNKI, from the coding sequence ATGTTTCTGTGGCTCTTTCTGGTTCTGTCATCTCCAGTTTCTTCTACAACTGCAGATGCTGATATATCTGTGGAAATTTGCAATGTTTGCTCCTGTGTGTCAGTTGAGAATGTACTTTATGTCAACTGTGAGAAGGTTGCAGTCTACAGACCAAATCAGCTTAAACCACCATGGTCTAATTTTTACCACCTAAACTTTCAAAACAACCTGCTAATTATTCTATATCCAAATACCTTTCTTAATTTCACACATGCAGTGTCCTTGCAATTGGGTAATAATAAGTTACAGAACATTGAGGGAGGGGCCTTTATGGGTCTTAGTGCATTAAAACAGTTGCACTTGAACAACAATGAATTAAAGATTCTCCGAGCTGACACTTTCCTGGGCATAGAGAACTTGGAGTATCTCCAAGCTGACTACAATTTAATCAAGTTTATTGAACGGGGAGCCTTTAATAAGCTTCACAAGCTGAAAGTCCTCATCCTTAATGACAATCTGATTTCATTCCTTCCCGATAATATTTTTCGATTTGCTTCTCTAACCCATCTGGATATACGAGGGAATCGAATACAGAAGCTTCCATACATTGGAGTCCTGGAACACATTGGGCGAATTGTCGAATTACAGCTGGAAGACAACCCCTGGAATTGTACTTGTGATTTGTTGCCCTTGAAAGCATGGCTGGAGAACATGCCCTATAATATCTACATTGGAGAAGCTATCTGTGAAACTCCCAGTGACTTGTATGGAAGGTTGCTGAAAGAAACCAACAAGCAAGAGCTGTGCTCCATGGGGACAGGGAGTGATTTTGACGTGCGTGTTCTACCTCCCTCGCAGCTGGAGCCTGGTTACAGCACACCGAATGGCCACACGACTCAAACATCAGTGCACAGATTAGTCACAAAGCCTCCGAAGACTACAAATCCTTCAAAGATCTCGGGGATAGTAGCTGGCAAAGCGCTGTCTAATCGCAATCTCAGTCAAATTGTATCTTATCAGACCAGGGTGCCTCCTTTAACTCCTTGCCCAGTCCCCTGCATTTGCAAAACACATCCTTCAGACTTGGGATTAAGTGTAAATTGCCAAGAAAGAAATATAGAGTCAATGGCTGAACTCCTACCAAAACCTTTAAATGCCAAGAAATTGCACGTAAATGGCAACTATATTAAGGATGTGGACACTACAGATTTCATTGAGTTTGAGGGGCTAGATTTACTACATTTAGGCAGCAATCGGATTTCGGTGATCAAAGGAGAAGTTTTCCGCAACCTTACAAATTTACGGAGATTGTATCTCAATGGCAATCAGATTGAGCGTCTGAGCCCAGAAATGTTTGCTGGCCTCCACAACTTGCAGTATCTGTATTTGGAATACAATGTCATCAAAGAAATCTTAGCAGGCACTTTTGACTTGATGCCAAATTTGCAGTTGCTCTACCTGAACAACAATCTTCTACGCAGCTTGCCAGCATACATATTTACTGGGGCACCGCTTGCCAGGCTGAATCTGAGGAACAATCATTTCATGTACTTACCTGTAAGTGGTGTTCTTGATCAGCTAAAATCTCTTACACAAATTGATTTGGAAGGTAATCCGTGGGACTGCACTTGTGATTTAGTTGCTTTAAAACTGTGGCTTGAAAAACTAAATGAAGGTATTGTGGTGAaggaattaaaatgtgaaacacCTGTACAGTTTGCTAACATTGAACTTAAGTCTCTGAAAAATGAGATCCTCTGTCCTAAACTTTTAAACAAGCCATCTGCTCTGTTCACTAGTCCTGTGCCCGCTGTCTCTTTTACTACACCACTGGGACCAGTTCGGAGTCCTCCTGGTGGCCCAGTTCCATTGTCCATCCTAATCTTAAGCATATTAGTTGTGCTTATTTTAACagtgtttgttgctttttgtcttcttgtttTTGTGCTTCGTCGCAACAAAAAACCAACTGTAAAGCATGAAGGGATTGGAAATCAAGAATGCAGTTCTATGCAACTGCAGCTAAGAAAGCATGATCACAAGTCAAACAAAAAAGACGGACTAGGCGCAGAGGCCTTCATTCCTCAAACCATTGAGCAGATGAGTAAAAGCCATACTTGTGGCTTAAAAGAGTCTGAAACGGGCTTCACGTTTACTGATCCACCAGGGCAAAAAGTCATTCTGAGAAATATTAATGACAAGGAGAAGGATTTATTGCATGTGGACACAAGAAAAAGACTTAGCACAATCGATGAACTGGACGAGTTATTCCCTGGGAGGGATTCCaatgtatttattcaaaatttcCTTGAAAGTAAAAAGGAATACAACAGCATAGGGGTCAGTGGCTTTGAAATACGTTACCCAGAGAAacaacaagacaaaaaaaacaagaaatctcTAATAGGTGGTAATCATAGTAAAATTGTAGTAGAACAAAGGAAAAGTGAATATTTTGAACTAAAAGCTAAACTTCAAGGTTCACCTGACTACCTACAAGTCCTTGAAGAACAAACAGCTTTGAATAAAATATAG
- the SLITRK4 gene encoding SLIT and NTRK-like protein 4 isoform X1, which yields MRRSSLGYRSAGQRLRSAPGAAGRCWPRGRGAPRSCRRGDLEGRAAERGGAAATPGRRDSLSLFRSLRLLADHKKMFLWLFLVLSSPVSSTTADADISVEICNVCSCVSVENVLYVNCEKVAVYRPNQLKPPWSNFYHLNFQNNLLIILYPNTFLNFTHAVSLQLGNNKLQNIEGGAFMGLSALKQLHLNNNELKILRADTFLGIENLEYLQADYNLIKFIERGAFNKLHKLKVLILNDNLISFLPDNIFRFASLTHLDIRGNRIQKLPYIGVLEHIGRIVELQLEDNPWNCTCDLLPLKAWLENMPYNIYIGEAICETPSDLYGRLLKETNKQELCSMGTGSDFDVRVLPPSQLEPGYSTPNGHTTQTSVHRLVTKPPKTTNPSKISGIVAGKALSNRNLSQIVSYQTRVPPLTPCPVPCICKTHPSDLGLSVNCQERNIESMAELLPKPLNAKKLHVNGNYIKDVDTTDFIEFEGLDLLHLGSNRISVIKGEVFRNLTNLRRLYLNGNQIERLSPEMFAGLHNLQYLYLEYNVIKEILAGTFDLMPNLQLLYLNNNLLRSLPAYIFTGAPLARLNLRNNHFMYLPVSGVLDQLKSLTQIDLEGNPWDCTCDLVALKLWLEKLNEGIVVKELKCETPVQFANIELKSLKNEILCPKLLNKPSALFTSPVPAVSFTTPLGPVRSPPGGPVPLSILILSILVVLILTVFVAFCLLVFVLRRNKKPTVKHEGIGNQECSSMQLQLRKHDHKSNKKDGLGAEAFIPQTIEQMSKSHTCGLKESETGFTFTDPPGQKVILRNINDKEKDLLHVDTRKRLSTIDELDELFPGRDSNVFIQNFLESKKEYNSIGVSGFEIRYPEKQQDKKNKKSLIGGNHSKIVVEQRKSEYFELKAKLQGSPDYLQVLEEQTALNKI from the exons ATGCGGCGGAGCTCGCTGGGCTACCGCAGCGCCGGGCAGCGCCTCCGCTCCGCACCCGGCGCCGCCGGGAGGTGCTGGCCCCGGGGAAGGGGGGCTCCGCGGAGCTGCCGGCGGGGAGACCTCGAGGGGAGAGCagcggagcgcggcggggccgcggcgaCCCCGGGCCGCCGAG atTCTTTATCTTTGTTCAGGAGCCTAAGGTTGCTTGCTGATCACAAGAAGATGTTTCTGTGGCTCTTTCTGGTTCTGTCATCTCCAGTTTCTTCTACAACTGCAGATGCTGATATATCTGTGGAAATTTGCAATGTTTGCTCCTGTGTGTCAGTTGAGAATGTACTTTATGTCAACTGTGAGAAGGTTGCAGTCTACAGACCAAATCAGCTTAAACCACCATGGTCTAATTTTTACCACCTAAACTTTCAAAACAACCTGCTAATTATTCTATATCCAAATACCTTTCTTAATTTCACACATGCAGTGTCCTTGCAATTGGGTAATAATAAGTTACAGAACATTGAGGGAGGGGCCTTTATGGGTCTTAGTGCATTAAAACAGTTGCACTTGAACAACAATGAATTAAAGATTCTCCGAGCTGACACTTTCCTGGGCATAGAGAACTTGGAGTATCTCCAAGCTGACTACAATTTAATCAAGTTTATTGAACGGGGAGCCTTTAATAAGCTTCACAAGCTGAAAGTCCTCATCCTTAATGACAATCTGATTTCATTCCTTCCCGATAATATTTTTCGATTTGCTTCTCTAACCCATCTGGATATACGAGGGAATCGAATACAGAAGCTTCCATACATTGGAGTCCTGGAACACATTGGGCGAATTGTCGAATTACAGCTGGAAGACAACCCCTGGAATTGTACTTGTGATTTGTTGCCCTTGAAAGCATGGCTGGAGAACATGCCCTATAATATCTACATTGGAGAAGCTATCTGTGAAACTCCCAGTGACTTGTATGGAAGGTTGCTGAAAGAAACCAACAAGCAAGAGCTGTGCTCCATGGGGACAGGGAGTGATTTTGACGTGCGTGTTCTACCTCCCTCGCAGCTGGAGCCTGGTTACAGCACACCGAATGGCCACACGACTCAAACATCAGTGCACAGATTAGTCACAAAGCCTCCGAAGACTACAAATCCTTCAAAGATCTCGGGGATAGTAGCTGGCAAAGCGCTGTCTAATCGCAATCTCAGTCAAATTGTATCTTATCAGACCAGGGTGCCTCCTTTAACTCCTTGCCCAGTCCCCTGCATTTGCAAAACACATCCTTCAGACTTGGGATTAAGTGTAAATTGCCAAGAAAGAAATATAGAGTCAATGGCTGAACTCCTACCAAAACCTTTAAATGCCAAGAAATTGCACGTAAATGGCAACTATATTAAGGATGTGGACACTACAGATTTCATTGAGTTTGAGGGGCTAGATTTACTACATTTAGGCAGCAATCGGATTTCGGTGATCAAAGGAGAAGTTTTCCGCAACCTTACAAATTTACGGAGATTGTATCTCAATGGCAATCAGATTGAGCGTCTGAGCCCAGAAATGTTTGCTGGCCTCCACAACTTGCAGTATCTGTATTTGGAATACAATGTCATCAAAGAAATCTTAGCAGGCACTTTTGACTTGATGCCAAATTTGCAGTTGCTCTACCTGAACAACAATCTTCTACGCAGCTTGCCAGCATACATATTTACTGGGGCACCGCTTGCCAGGCTGAATCTGAGGAACAATCATTTCATGTACTTACCTGTAAGTGGTGTTCTTGATCAGCTAAAATCTCTTACACAAATTGATTTGGAAGGTAATCCGTGGGACTGCACTTGTGATTTAGTTGCTTTAAAACTGTGGCTTGAAAAACTAAATGAAGGTATTGTGGTGAaggaattaaaatgtgaaacacCTGTACAGTTTGCTAACATTGAACTTAAGTCTCTGAAAAATGAGATCCTCTGTCCTAAACTTTTAAACAAGCCATCTGCTCTGTTCACTAGTCCTGTGCCCGCTGTCTCTTTTACTACACCACTGGGACCAGTTCGGAGTCCTCCTGGTGGCCCAGTTCCATTGTCCATCCTAATCTTAAGCATATTAGTTGTGCTTATTTTAACagtgtttgttgctttttgtcttcttgtttTTGTGCTTCGTCGCAACAAAAAACCAACTGTAAAGCATGAAGGGATTGGAAATCAAGAATGCAGTTCTATGCAACTGCAGCTAAGAAAGCATGATCACAAGTCAAACAAAAAAGACGGACTAGGCGCAGAGGCCTTCATTCCTCAAACCATTGAGCAGATGAGTAAAAGCCATACTTGTGGCTTAAAAGAGTCTGAAACGGGCTTCACGTTTACTGATCCACCAGGGCAAAAAGTCATTCTGAGAAATATTAATGACAAGGAGAAGGATTTATTGCATGTGGACACAAGAAAAAGACTTAGCACAATCGATGAACTGGACGAGTTATTCCCTGGGAGGGATTCCaatgtatttattcaaaatttcCTTGAAAGTAAAAAGGAATACAACAGCATAGGGGTCAGTGGCTTTGAAATACGTTACCCAGAGAAacaacaagacaaaaaaaacaagaaatctcTAATAGGTGGTAATCATAGTAAAATTGTAGTAGAACAAAGGAAAAGTGAATATTTTGAACTAAAAGCTAAACTTCAAGGTTCACCTGACTACCTACAAGTCCTTGAAGAACAAACAGCTTTGAATAAAATATAG